A region of Salvia splendens isolate huo1 chromosome 17, SspV2, whole genome shotgun sequence DNA encodes the following proteins:
- the LOC121774805 gene encoding phosphoinositide phospholipase C 6-like, translating into MRMGSYNYYKMFGCFNRKFKISESEPPPDVKEAFWRYSAGAQQMTAEQLLKFMVQHQEEYNCTAVDVADIMRHVFHRRHHELEMPSLSFTLEDFFYFLFQDDLNGPINPQVHHDMTAPLHHYFIYTGHNSYLTGNQLSSDCSEIPIAKALENGVRGIELDLWPNSTKDSVHVLHGRTLTAPVPLFKCFKSIKEHAFVKSPYPVIITLEDHLTPNLQARVAEMAIRIFGDLLYCPESGYTEDFPAVESLKYKIILSTKPPKEYLGSNHSKEGETSSPKYKDFSDDETEAESEADDKLESDSDYEDYDNCGRTSGNVAAPEYKRLIAIHAGNAKKKCLRQVLRVRIDRARRLSLSEQELERAASLYASDVVKFTQKHLLRVFPKGTRVTSSNFGPIIAWMHGAQMVAFNMQGYGKALWTMHGFFRANGGCGYFKKPHLLMSKNSNGDVFDPKLPWPVRMTLKVVVYMGDGWRLDFSHTHFDTYSPPDFYTKIYIIGVPLDAAKCKTRIIEDDWAPYWDQEFTFPLRIPELALLRIEVREHDRSDKDDFGGQACLPVSELRPGIRAVPLYDRKGRKFKSVRLLMRFRFE; encoded by the exons ATGCGAATGGGGAGCTACAATTATTACAAGATGTTCGGTTGCTTCAACCGGAAGTTCAAAATCAGCGAGTCGGAGCCGCCGCCGGACGTGAAGGAGGCGTTCTGGCGGTACTCGGCGGGGGCACAGCAGATGACGGCGGAGCAGCTGCTCAAGTTCATGGTGCAGCACCAGGAGGAGTACAATTGCACCGCCGTGGACGTGGCCGACATTATGCGGCACGTGTTCCACCGGCGCCACCACGAATTGGAGATGCCGAGCCTCAGTTTCACACTCGAGGACTTCTTCTACTTCCTCTTTCAAGATGATCTCAATGGCCCTATCAATCCCCAG GTACACCATGACATGACTGCTCCGTTGCATCATTATTTCATATATACAGGTCACAATTCCTACTTAACCGGGAACCAGTTGAGCAGTGACTGTAGTGAAATCCCTATCGCAAAAGCTCTTGAAAACGGTGTGAGGGGGATTGAGCTTGATTTATGGCCCAATTCTACCAAAGATAGTGTGCATGTGCTTCATGGAAG AACGCTTACGGCTCCAGTTCCCCTCTTCAAATGCTTCAAGTCTATAAAAGAGCATGCCTTTGTTAAGTCGCCGTATCCTGTCATAATCACGTTAGAGGATCATCTCACTCCGAACCTCCAGGCTAGAGTGGCGGAG ATGGCGATTCGAATTTTTGGAGACTTGTTGTATTGCCCCGAATCAGGATACACGGAGGACTTTCCTGCAGTTGAGTCCTTGAAGTATAAGATTATACTCTCGACAAAGCCACCTAAGGAGTATCTCGGTTCCAATCATAGCAAGGAAGGAGAAACCTCCTCACCAAAGTATAAAGATTTTTCTGATGACGAGACTGAAGCTGAATCCGAAGCTGATGATAAG cTAGAAAGCGACAGTGATTATGAGGATTACGACAACTGTGGTAGAACATCGGGCAATGTGGCAGCACCGGAGTACAAACGTCTGATTGCCATTCATGCTGGGAATGCCAAGAAGAAGTGCTTGAGGCAGGTGCTGAGAGTCAGAATTGACAGAGCTAGACGGCTTAGTTTAAGCGAGCAAGAGCTTGAGAGGGCTGCATCCTTGTATGCTAGCGATGTCGTGAA GTTCACACAAAAGCACTTGTTAAGGGTGTTTCCTAAGGGCACGCGGGTAACTTCATCAAATTTTGGTCCAATCATCGCGTGGATGCACGGAGCACAGATGGTCGCGTTTAATATGCAG GGATACGGAAAAGCTCTTTGGACGATGCATGGATTTTTCCGGGCGAATGGAGGCTGCGGTTATTTCAAGAAACCACATTTGCTTATGAGCAAGAACTCAAACGGCGATGTGTTTGATCCCAAACTGCCATGGCCTGTGAGGATGACATTAAAG GTGGTCGTGTACATGGGAGATGGGTGGCGTCTGGATTTCAGCCACACGCATTTTGATACGTACTCACCACCGGACTTCTACACGAAG ATATACATCATCGGTGTGCCACTAGATGCCGCCAAGTGTAAAACGAGGATAATAGAAGACGACTGGGCGCCTTACTGGGATCAAGAGTTCACTTTTCCATTAAGAATTCCTGAGCTAGCTCTCCTGCGAATAGAAGTCCGCGAACATGATAGATCGGACAAGGATGATTTCGGAGGGCAGGCGTGTTTACCGGTGTCGGAGTTGAGACCGGGCATTCGAGCAGTTCCACTATATGACAGGAAGGGTCGGAAATTCAAATCTGTTAGGCTTCTTATGCGGTTTAGGTTTGAATGA
- the LOC121775344 gene encoding uncharacterized protein LOC121775344: MSIPGNAEQRSLSFSSSIPIKKRRIPVFQPCSPPREENPSALEDCDSKQKEESKGQDGGGMPSSEAMKSDSLVNSVKKEVDPLKLANVDVAASKPVEAKPGISSGLLDDSGNKKVVEQSERSSAHVKQEIVGGQIEGTFGLQLSTEKMNVELSLGPQESVVHALEHQQKEVNFRKSDKLESLLSLALHEEKLVSRDKKDIAADSSNPVSANRSNWDLNTTMDVWEGSTCSDAFTQGLGNIGGFNKSDSHRDDKSLLTMASLTRPGYNKGKHILDGHTSSSFKLLSPQQRKVDDSLGLRLAMPFMDTSNVRSSLSDNLALTSASPNLSSKQVQLPIVNVSRAVKTEPIDDNSKRDCSIGSSSSTNMESSKFSSVKRECAINHSQTILQSSLSLEKLDDRIPIKSEVVQDCKQEVCKTIDAATPPVTRVMQHQESCASSSAMPVSLLPQSISPARLTTCSEVTTNRDFLNQSEQSIHSKESQSSDNKPDEPNDMPIRKDNNQLRTSQLGSLSVVDEGKCALARIDEHAVESFQNDNTSENGEVDMDISNDTLEEDSSGSDTESEQIRAAGTVRQKEDEEYEDGEVREHVQHSAEGAPIVEGKGNGDLKLVAFDSQNLQPGDPSVGQSMSTSVFKEKDVVEENIDGTQGDPTNDHVGACCEPDIEDNSLHESYEVSEVVAEEKRATSVTLDGQLDMSVEDMLEREVSSDIPTDRSHGIDVGIGDEAKAVRENCIHEGEGDLTLSDVGACLDGHDAAKDSNNASNKSRIINLSRPSVMTAPFKTKHYSNRSQTTRSGKERYSDFDGGMQPRGDSSDEFYTGGSNKFVKDRAYDQSVRNSTPNFMRGKGRTGGRFGSFRGEWDSDHNFAPESSYGQSDYRVIRRKHASSMSDADLERGGYNIPQDNTSFGGNRRKTMNDEFSSLRRASLRRVSSGDRDGPVARGFQMIHRIPRNSSPRRCSGEAGSNMMGLQNDEKFMQHLSDDVGNPVYAQPQALYEELDNQLVRGNRNFSTTLQRKGYPRIHSKSPVRSRTRSPGPWSSPRRRSPNGLPELVQHQSPALYRMGRMRSPDHGCFHNDMVARRRGSPSYVARHNNDMREVDSGREHIHPRTTDSNRRDSPGLFFPRNTRRADALDSREMGDGEEYLNGPSHSSKFHELRGGDGSMDDRRKFIERRGPIRSFRPNFNNDNENFRFHMNDGPRTFRFCPDADTEFERSNGREREFDGRAKHPSLAVPRRMRNMEEQQDGNYRPPVERVWHDEGFAEARVKRRRF; encoded by the exons ATGTCTATTCCAGGAAATGCAGAG CAGCGGTCTCTTAGTTTTTCTAGCAGTATCCCTATAAAGAAGAGGCGGATTCCGGTATTCCAGCCTTGTTCTCCTCCCCGAGAAGAAAATCCTTCAGCTTTGGAGGATTGCGATTCAAAGCAAAAAGAAGAATCTAAAGGTCAAGATGGAGGAGGGATGCCGTCAAGTGAGGCAATGAAATCTGATTCTTTGGTTAACTCTGTGAAAAAGGAAGTTGATCCATTGAAGCTAGCTAATGTGGATGTTGCTGCATCCAAGCCTGTGGAGGCAAAGCCCGGAATTAGTTCAGGTCTTCTAGATGATTCAGGAAACAAAAAGGTCGTCGAGCAGAGTGAGAGATCTTCAGCACATGTGAAGCAGGAAATTGTTGGTGGACAAATTGAAGGTACCTTTGGACTTCAACTTTCTACTGAAAAAATGAATGTTGAATTGTCATTAGGACCACAAGAATCGGTTGTTCATGCTTTGGAACACCAACAAAAGGAAGTTAATTTCCGTAAATCTGACAAATTAGAATCTTTGTTGAGTTTGGCTTTACATGAGGAAAAGCTTGTTTCGCGTGACAAGAAAGATATTGCTGCTGACTCCAGCAATCCGGTATCTGCTAATCGATCAAATTGGGATTTGAACACGACTATGGATGTATGGGAAGGTTCTACATGTAGCGATGCATTCACTCAGGGGCTTGGTAATATTGGTGGGTTCAACAAGAGTGATAGTCATCGCGATGATAAATCTTTGTTGACTATGGCCAGTTTGACTCGTCCTGGTTATAATAAAGGAAAACATATATTAGATGGTCACACATCCAGTTCTTTTAAGTTATTATCTCCACAACAGCGCAAGGTGGATGATTCACTTGGTCTTAGACTCGCTATGCCGTTTATGGATACCAGCAATGTGCGCTCATCTTTATCTGATAACTTAGCCCTTACTAGTGCCAGTCCAAATTTGAGTTCGAAACAGGTGCAACTACCCATCGTGAATGTGAGTAGGGCTGTGAAAACGGAACCTATAGATGATAATTCGAAACGTGACTGTAGCATAGGTAGTTCTAGCAGTACCAATATGGAATCTTCAAAGTTCAGTTCAGTTAAAAGAGAATGTGCCATTAACCACAGCCAAACAATATTGCAGTCATCCCTAAGTCTTGAGAAATTAGATGACCGTATACCGATAAAGTCTGAAGTGGTTCAGGATTGCAAGCAAGAAGTCTGCAAGACAATTGATGCTGCTACTCCACCTGTTACAAGAGTTATGCAGCATCAAGAGAGCTGTGCATCCTCTTCTGCCATGCCAGTTTCTTTGTTGCCTCAGAGTATATCTCCTGCACGGTTAACAACTTGTTCAGAGGTAACTACAAATAGAGATTTTTTAAATCAATCTGAACAATCCATTCATAGTAAGGAATCTCAGAGCAGTGACAACAAGCCTGATGAGCCAAACGATATGCCTATCAGAAAGGACAACAACCAATTAAGAACGTCTCAGTTAGGGAGTTTGAGTGTTGTAGACGAGGGTAAGTGTGCATTGGCTCGGATTGATGAACATGCAGTTGAATCATTCCAAAATGACAACACATCTGAAAATGGTGAGGTAGATATGGACATATCTAATGATACTCTTGAAGAAGATTCCTCTGGGTCTGATACTGAATCTGAACAAATTCGTGCCGCTGGTACTGTTCGTCAAAAGGAAGATGAAGAATATGAAGATGGCGAGGTTCGAGAGCATGTGCAACATTCAGCTGAAGGAGCTCCTATTGTTGAGGGAAAGGGCAATGGTGATTTAAAACTCGTCGCATTTGATTCTCAAAATTTGCAGCCTGGTGATCCTTCAGTCGGCCAAAGCATGAGTACATCTGTATTCAAGGAAAAAGATGTTGTAGAGGAAAATATTGATGGAACTCAAGGTGACCCGACCAATGATCATGTTGGTGCTTGTTGTGAGCCTGACATTGAAGATAACTCGTTGCATGAGTCATATGAAGTGTCTGAAGTGGTTGCTGAAGAGAAAAGAGCAACCAGTGTCACTCTTGATGGACAACTTGATATGTCAGTAGAAGATATGCTCGAAAGAGAAGTTTCTTCTGATATTCCAACTGATCGAAGCCATGGGATTGATGTTGGAATTGGTGACGAGGCCAAGGCTGTTAGAGAAAACTGCATCCATGAAGGTGAGGGTGATTTGACTTTGTCTGATGTCGGAGCATGTCTAGATGGCCATGATGCCGCTAAGGATTCCAACAATGCTAGTAATAAAAGCCGCATCATAAATTTATCACGCCCTTCAGTTATGACAGCTCCTTTCAAAACAAAACACTATTCAAATAGGTCACAGACGACACGAAGTGGGAAAGAAAGATATTCTGATTTTGATGGAGGGATGCAACCAAGAGGCGATAG CAGTGATGAATTCTATACTGGCGGTTCAAATAAATTTGTGAAAGATAGGGCCTATGATCAATCGGTCAGGAATTCTACACCAAATTTCATGCGTGGAAAAGGGAGAACCGGTGGCCGTTTTGGCTCGTTCCGTGGTGAATGGGATTCTGATCACAACTTTGCACCAGAAAGTTCTTATGGCCAATCTGATTATCGAGTCATCAGGCGTAAACATGCTTCATCCATGTCTGATGCTGATCTTGAACGTGGTGGCTATAATATTCCACAAGATAATACCTCTTTTGGTGGTAACAGAAGGAAGACAATGAATGATGAATTTTCTTCACTACGCCGTGCATCCTTGAGGAGAGTCTCTTCTGGCGATAGAGATGGTCCTGTGGCAAGGGGCTTTCAGATGATTCACAGAATCCCAAGAAATTCAAGTCCAAGACGCTGTTCTGGTGAGGCTGGTTCCAATATGATGGGACTTCAAAACGATGAGAAGTTTATGCAGCATTTATCTGATGATGTTGGTAATCCTGTCTATGCTCAACCACAAGCTTTGTATGAAGAACTTGATAATCAGCTTGTGCGTGGGAACAGGAACTTCTCTACTACCCTGCAAAGAAAAGGCTATCCTCGaattcactcaaaatctccagTTAGATCTCGAACACGTTCTCCTGGTCCGTGGTCATCTCCTCGCAGGAGATCTCCCAATGGACTTCCAGAACTTGTTCAGCACCAGTCTCCAGCGTTGTATAGAATGGGGAGGATGAGATCTCCTGACCATGGTTGTTTTCATAATGACATGGTTGCTAGAAGGCGAGGATCTCCCTCCTATGTTGCAAGGCATAATAATGACATGAGAGAAGTTGATTCTGGAAGGGAGCACATTCATCCTAGGACTACTGATTCTAATAGGAGAGACTCACCTGGACTTTTTTTTCCTAGAAATACTAGGAGAGCTGATGCATTAGATTCTCGAGAGATGGGAGATGGTGAAGAGTACTTGAATGGGCCATCGCATTCCAGTAAGTTTCATGAGCTTCGTGGTGGTGATGGCAGCATGGATGATAGAAGAAAGTTCATAGAAAGGAGAGGACCTATCCGTTCGTTTCGACCAAATTTTAACAATGATAATGAAAATTTTAGATTTCATATGAACGATGGACCCAGGACATTCAGATTCTGTCCAGATGCAGATACAGAATTTGAGAGAAGTAATGGCCGGGAAAGGGAATTTGATGGGCGAGCCAAGCATCCATCTCTTGCTGTACCACGGAGAATGAGAAATATGGAAGAGCAGCAGGATGGAAATTACAGACCTCCTGTCGAAAGGGTATGGCATGATGAAGGATTTGCTGAGGCTAGAGTGAAAAGAAGAAGATTTTGA